A DNA window from Ipomoea triloba cultivar NCNSP0323 chromosome 10, ASM357664v1 contains the following coding sequences:
- the LOC116032156 gene encoding potassium transporter 11-like isoform X3 gives MSSGMEIDEDENETKGGMWVLDQKLDQPMDEEAGRIRNMYREKKFSTMLLLRLAFQSLGVVYGDLGTSPLYVFYNTFPRGIKDTEDVIGALSLIIYSLTLVPLLKYVFIVCRANDNGQGGTFALYSLLCRHAKIKTIPNQHRTDEDLTTYSRNTFEEHSCAAKTKRWLEAYAFRKNALLILVLVGTCMVIGDGILTPAISVLSASGGIKVDHPKMSNDVVVLVAVFILVGLFSMQHYGTDKVGWMFAPVVLLWFLIIGGIGIFNIWKYDTSVLKAFSPLYIYHYLRRGRKEAWISLGGIMLSITGTEALFADLAHFPVSAIQLAFTVIVFPCLLLAYIGQAAYLTQHKDHVAEAFYRSIPGTAVVIVMLVTTLLMVLIMLLVWHCHWILVVIFTCLSLVVECTYFSATLFKVDQGGWVPLVIAAAFLVIMYVWHYGTVKRYEFEMHSKVSMAWILGLGPSLGLVRVPGIGLVYTELAGGVPHIFSHFITNLPAIHSVVVFVCVKYLPVYTVPDDERFLVKRIGPKNFRMFRCVARYGYKDLHKKDDEFEKKLFDNVFVFVRLESMMEGCSDSDEYSSLYGGQQTLLKMNNSNTIHTDLTISSVDTIVPVKSPQNTTSSSGCKSIQTEMDELEFLNKCRDAGVVHILGNTVIRASRESRFYKKIAINYIYAFLRKICRENSVIFNVPHESLLNVGQIFYV, from the exons ATGTCTTCTGGGATGGAGATTGATGAAGACGAAAATGAAACCAAGGGAGGGATGTGGGTTTTGGACCAGAAGCTTGATCAGCCTATGGACGAAGAGGCTGGAAGAATAAGAAACATGTATAGAGAAAAG AAATTTTCAACGATGTTGCTATTGCGGCTTGCATTTCAGAGCCTGGGAGTAGTGTATGGAGACCTTGGGACATCTCCCTTGTATGTGTTTTACAATACATTTCCTCGAGGAATTAAAGATACAGAGGATGTTATTGGTGCACTTTCGTTGATTATATACTCACTAACCCTTGTACCACTGCTCAAGTATGTTTTCATAGTGTGTAGGGCAAATGACAATGGCCAAG GTGGTACCTTTGCTCTTTATTCCTTACTCTGCCGACATGCTAAGATAAAAACAATTCCCAACCAACATCGGACAGATGAGGATCTAACAACTTATAGCCGTAACACATTCGAAGAGCATTCATGTGCTGCAAAAACAAAGAGATGGCTGGAGGCATATGCGTTCAGAAAGAATGCACTGCTTATTCTTGTCCTTGTTGGTACTTGCATGGTAATTGGGGATGGAATTCTTACTCCTGCAATATCAG TTCTTTCAGCTTCTGGTGGGATCAAGGTTGACCATCCAAAGATGAGCAATG ACGTAGTTGTGCTTGTTGCTGTCTTTATATTAGTTGGCCTGTTTAGCATGCAACATTACGGTACAGACAAGGTTGGTTGGATGTTTGCTCCAGTTGTACTGCTCTGGTTTCTTATTATAGGAGGTATTGGCATTTTCAACATCTGGAAATATGATACCTCTGTTCTGAAGGCCTTTTCCCCTCTATACATATATCACTATTTGAGAAGGGGGCGTAAAGAGGCTTGGATATCACTTGGAGGGATCATGCTCAGTATCACAG GGACAGAAGCACTTTTTGCTGACCTTGCTCATTTTCCCGTCTCTGCAATTCAGCTTGCTTTCACAGTTATTGTATTCCCCTGCCTTCTTTTGGCCTACATTGGACAAGCAGCCTACCTCACGCAACATAAAGATCATGTTGCCGAAGCATTCTATCGTTCTATACCAG GGACAGCAGTTGTGATTGTGATGCTGGTCACCACACTTCTGATGGTCTTGATAATGCTGCTCGTCTGGCACTGCCACTGGATTCTTGTTGTTATCTTCACGTGCTTATCTCTCGTGGTGGAGTGTACATACTTCTCTGCCACACTTTTTAAGGTTGATCAGGGTGGTTGGGTACCACTTGTGATTGCTGCTGCTTTTCTTGTCATCATGTATGTGTGGCACTATGGTACAGTGAAGCGCTATGAATTTGAGATGCACAGCAAGGTATCAATGGCATGGATTCTTGGGCTTGGCCCCAGCTTAGGTCTAGTTCGCGTGCCAGGGATAGGGCTTGTTTACACTGAACTAGCCGGTGGAGTGCCACATATTTTCTCACACTTCATCACAAATTTACCAGCTATTCATTCAGTAGTTGTGTTTGTTTGTGTGAAGTACCTTCCGGTCTACACAGTTCCAGACGATGAGCGATTCCTCGTGAAAAGGATAGGGCCAAAGAATTTTCGCATGTTCCGATGTGTTGCAAGGTATGGTTACAAAGACCTTCACAAGAAAGATGACGAGTTTGAGAAAAAGCTGTTTGACAACGTTTTTGTGTTTGTGCGGCTCGAGTCCATGATGGAGGGCTGCTCAGACTCTGATGAATACAGCAGCTTGTATGGAGGACAACAAACCCTTTTGAAGATGAATAACAGCAATACAATCCACACAGACCTTACTATATCATCAGTGGACACCATTGTACCTGTCAAGTCTCCTCAGAACACAACATCGTCCTCAGGCTGCAAGAGCATCCAAACCGAAATGGACGAGCTTGAGTTCTTGAATAAATGTAGAGATGCTGGGGTGGTACACATTCTTGGGAACACAGTCATTAGAGCAAGCAGGGAGTCCAGGTTCTATAAGAAAATCgccatcaattatatatatgcatttctcAGGAAAATATGTAGGGAGAATAGTGTGATTTTTAATGTACCTCATGAGAGCCTGTTGAATGTTGGACAGATTTTCTATGTATAA
- the LOC116032156 gene encoding potassium transporter 11-like isoform X2: MSSGMEIDEDENETKGGMWVLDQKLDQPMDEEAGRIRNMYREKKFSTMLLLRLAFQSLGVVYGDLGTSPLYVFYNTFPRGIKDTEDVIGALSLIIYSLTLVPLLKYVFIVCRANDNGQGGTFALYSLLCRHAKIKTIPNQHRTDEDLTTYSRNTFEEHSCAAKTKRWLEAYAFRKNALLILVLVGTCMVIGDGILTPAISASGGIKVDHPKMSNDVVVLVAVFILVGLFSMQHYGTDKVGWMFAPVVLLWFLIIGGIGIFNIWKYDTSVLKAFSPLYIYHYLRRGRKEAWISLGGIMLSITGTEALFADLAHFPVSAIQLAFTVIVFPCLLLAYIGQAAYLTQHKDHVAEAFYRSIPESIYWPVFVIATLAAIVASQATISATFSIIKQALALGCFPRVKVVHTSKKFLGQIYIPDINWILMILCIAVTAGFRNQSQIGNAYGTAVVIVMLVTTLLMVLIMLLVWHCHWILVVIFTCLSLVVECTYFSATLFKVDQGGWVPLVIAAAFLVIMYVWHYGTVKRYEFEMHSKVSMAWILGLGPSLGLVRVPGIGLVYTELAGGVPHIFSHFITNLPAIHSVVVFVCVKYLPVYTVPDDERFLVKRIGPKNFRMFRCVARYGYKDLHKKDDEFEKKLFDNVFVFVRLESMMEGCSDSDEYSSLYGGQQTLLKMNNSNTIHTDLTISSVDTIVPVKSPQNTTSSSGCKSIQTEMDELEFLNKCRDAGVVHILGNTVIRASRESRFYKKIAINYIYAFLRKICRENSVIFNVPHESLLNVGQIFYV, translated from the exons ATGTCTTCTGGGATGGAGATTGATGAAGACGAAAATGAAACCAAGGGAGGGATGTGGGTTTTGGACCAGAAGCTTGATCAGCCTATGGACGAAGAGGCTGGAAGAATAAGAAACATGTATAGAGAAAAG AAATTTTCAACGATGTTGCTATTGCGGCTTGCATTTCAGAGCCTGGGAGTAGTGTATGGAGACCTTGGGACATCTCCCTTGTATGTGTTTTACAATACATTTCCTCGAGGAATTAAAGATACAGAGGATGTTATTGGTGCACTTTCGTTGATTATATACTCACTAACCCTTGTACCACTGCTCAAGTATGTTTTCATAGTGTGTAGGGCAAATGACAATGGCCAAG GTGGTACCTTTGCTCTTTATTCCTTACTCTGCCGACATGCTAAGATAAAAACAATTCCCAACCAACATCGGACAGATGAGGATCTAACAACTTATAGCCGTAACACATTCGAAGAGCATTCATGTGCTGCAAAAACAAAGAGATGGCTGGAGGCATATGCGTTCAGAAAGAATGCACTGCTTATTCTTGTCCTTGTTGGTACTTGCATGGTAATTGGGGATGGAATTCTTACTCCTGCAATATCAG CTTCTGGTGGGATCAAGGTTGACCATCCAAAGATGAGCAATG ACGTAGTTGTGCTTGTTGCTGTCTTTATATTAGTTGGCCTGTTTAGCATGCAACATTACGGTACAGACAAGGTTGGTTGGATGTTTGCTCCAGTTGTACTGCTCTGGTTTCTTATTATAGGAGGTATTGGCATTTTCAACATCTGGAAATATGATACCTCTGTTCTGAAGGCCTTTTCCCCTCTATACATATATCACTATTTGAGAAGGGGGCGTAAAGAGGCTTGGATATCACTTGGAGGGATCATGCTCAGTATCACAG GGACAGAAGCACTTTTTGCTGACCTTGCTCATTTTCCCGTCTCTGCAATTCAGCTTGCTTTCACAGTTATTGTATTCCCCTGCCTTCTTTTGGCCTACATTGGACAAGCAGCCTACCTCACGCAACATAAAGATCATGTTGCCGAAGCATTCTATCGTTCTATACCAG AGAGCATATATTGGCCGGTGTTTGTCATTGCTACTTTAGCTGCTATTGTGGCCAGTCAAGCCACCATATCTGCTACTTTTTCAATAATCAAGCAAGCATTAGCATTAGGCTGTTTTCCAAGGGTCAAGGTTGTGCATACGTCAAAGAAGTTCCTTGGACAAATATATATTCCAGATATCAATTGGATCCTTATGATACTCTGCATTGCTGTGACAGCTGGTTTCAGAAATCAAAGCCAAATTGGCAATGCCTATG GGACAGCAGTTGTGATTGTGATGCTGGTCACCACACTTCTGATGGTCTTGATAATGCTGCTCGTCTGGCACTGCCACTGGATTCTTGTTGTTATCTTCACGTGCTTATCTCTCGTGGTGGAGTGTACATACTTCTCTGCCACACTTTTTAAGGTTGATCAGGGTGGTTGGGTACCACTTGTGATTGCTGCTGCTTTTCTTGTCATCATGTATGTGTGGCACTATGGTACAGTGAAGCGCTATGAATTTGAGATGCACAGCAAGGTATCAATGGCATGGATTCTTGGGCTTGGCCCCAGCTTAGGTCTAGTTCGCGTGCCAGGGATAGGGCTTGTTTACACTGAACTAGCCGGTGGAGTGCCACATATTTTCTCACACTTCATCACAAATTTACCAGCTATTCATTCAGTAGTTGTGTTTGTTTGTGTGAAGTACCTTCCGGTCTACACAGTTCCAGACGATGAGCGATTCCTCGTGAAAAGGATAGGGCCAAAGAATTTTCGCATGTTCCGATGTGTTGCAAGGTATGGTTACAAAGACCTTCACAAGAAAGATGACGAGTTTGAGAAAAAGCTGTTTGACAACGTTTTTGTGTTTGTGCGGCTCGAGTCCATGATGGAGGGCTGCTCAGACTCTGATGAATACAGCAGCTTGTATGGAGGACAACAAACCCTTTTGAAGATGAATAACAGCAATACAATCCACACAGACCTTACTATATCATCAGTGGACACCATTGTACCTGTCAAGTCTCCTCAGAACACAACATCGTCCTCAGGCTGCAAGAGCATCCAAACCGAAATGGACGAGCTTGAGTTCTTGAATAAATGTAGAGATGCTGGGGTGGTACACATTCTTGGGAACACAGTCATTAGAGCAAGCAGGGAGTCCAGGTTCTATAAGAAAATCgccatcaattatatatatgcatttctcAGGAAAATATGTAGGGAGAATAGTGTGATTTTTAATGTACCTCATGAGAGCCTGTTGAATGTTGGACAGATTTTCTATGTATAA
- the LOC116032156 gene encoding potassium transporter 11-like isoform X1: protein MSSGMEIDEDENETKGGMWVLDQKLDQPMDEEAGRIRNMYREKKFSTMLLLRLAFQSLGVVYGDLGTSPLYVFYNTFPRGIKDTEDVIGALSLIIYSLTLVPLLKYVFIVCRANDNGQGGTFALYSLLCRHAKIKTIPNQHRTDEDLTTYSRNTFEEHSCAAKTKRWLEAYAFRKNALLILVLVGTCMVIGDGILTPAISVLSASGGIKVDHPKMSNDVVVLVAVFILVGLFSMQHYGTDKVGWMFAPVVLLWFLIIGGIGIFNIWKYDTSVLKAFSPLYIYHYLRRGRKEAWISLGGIMLSITGTEALFADLAHFPVSAIQLAFTVIVFPCLLLAYIGQAAYLTQHKDHVAEAFYRSIPESIYWPVFVIATLAAIVASQATISATFSIIKQALALGCFPRVKVVHTSKKFLGQIYIPDINWILMILCIAVTAGFRNQSQIGNAYGTAVVIVMLVTTLLMVLIMLLVWHCHWILVVIFTCLSLVVECTYFSATLFKVDQGGWVPLVIAAAFLVIMYVWHYGTVKRYEFEMHSKVSMAWILGLGPSLGLVRVPGIGLVYTELAGGVPHIFSHFITNLPAIHSVVVFVCVKYLPVYTVPDDERFLVKRIGPKNFRMFRCVARYGYKDLHKKDDEFEKKLFDNVFVFVRLESMMEGCSDSDEYSSLYGGQQTLLKMNNSNTIHTDLTISSVDTIVPVKSPQNTTSSSGCKSIQTEMDELEFLNKCRDAGVVHILGNTVIRASRESRFYKKIAINYIYAFLRKICRENSVIFNVPHESLLNVGQIFYV, encoded by the exons ATGTCTTCTGGGATGGAGATTGATGAAGACGAAAATGAAACCAAGGGAGGGATGTGGGTTTTGGACCAGAAGCTTGATCAGCCTATGGACGAAGAGGCTGGAAGAATAAGAAACATGTATAGAGAAAAG AAATTTTCAACGATGTTGCTATTGCGGCTTGCATTTCAGAGCCTGGGAGTAGTGTATGGAGACCTTGGGACATCTCCCTTGTATGTGTTTTACAATACATTTCCTCGAGGAATTAAAGATACAGAGGATGTTATTGGTGCACTTTCGTTGATTATATACTCACTAACCCTTGTACCACTGCTCAAGTATGTTTTCATAGTGTGTAGGGCAAATGACAATGGCCAAG GTGGTACCTTTGCTCTTTATTCCTTACTCTGCCGACATGCTAAGATAAAAACAATTCCCAACCAACATCGGACAGATGAGGATCTAACAACTTATAGCCGTAACACATTCGAAGAGCATTCATGTGCTGCAAAAACAAAGAGATGGCTGGAGGCATATGCGTTCAGAAAGAATGCACTGCTTATTCTTGTCCTTGTTGGTACTTGCATGGTAATTGGGGATGGAATTCTTACTCCTGCAATATCAG TTCTTTCAGCTTCTGGTGGGATCAAGGTTGACCATCCAAAGATGAGCAATG ACGTAGTTGTGCTTGTTGCTGTCTTTATATTAGTTGGCCTGTTTAGCATGCAACATTACGGTACAGACAAGGTTGGTTGGATGTTTGCTCCAGTTGTACTGCTCTGGTTTCTTATTATAGGAGGTATTGGCATTTTCAACATCTGGAAATATGATACCTCTGTTCTGAAGGCCTTTTCCCCTCTATACATATATCACTATTTGAGAAGGGGGCGTAAAGAGGCTTGGATATCACTTGGAGGGATCATGCTCAGTATCACAG GGACAGAAGCACTTTTTGCTGACCTTGCTCATTTTCCCGTCTCTGCAATTCAGCTTGCTTTCACAGTTATTGTATTCCCCTGCCTTCTTTTGGCCTACATTGGACAAGCAGCCTACCTCACGCAACATAAAGATCATGTTGCCGAAGCATTCTATCGTTCTATACCAG AGAGCATATATTGGCCGGTGTTTGTCATTGCTACTTTAGCTGCTATTGTGGCCAGTCAAGCCACCATATCTGCTACTTTTTCAATAATCAAGCAAGCATTAGCATTAGGCTGTTTTCCAAGGGTCAAGGTTGTGCATACGTCAAAGAAGTTCCTTGGACAAATATATATTCCAGATATCAATTGGATCCTTATGATACTCTGCATTGCTGTGACAGCTGGTTTCAGAAATCAAAGCCAAATTGGCAATGCCTATG GGACAGCAGTTGTGATTGTGATGCTGGTCACCACACTTCTGATGGTCTTGATAATGCTGCTCGTCTGGCACTGCCACTGGATTCTTGTTGTTATCTTCACGTGCTTATCTCTCGTGGTGGAGTGTACATACTTCTCTGCCACACTTTTTAAGGTTGATCAGGGTGGTTGGGTACCACTTGTGATTGCTGCTGCTTTTCTTGTCATCATGTATGTGTGGCACTATGGTACAGTGAAGCGCTATGAATTTGAGATGCACAGCAAGGTATCAATGGCATGGATTCTTGGGCTTGGCCCCAGCTTAGGTCTAGTTCGCGTGCCAGGGATAGGGCTTGTTTACACTGAACTAGCCGGTGGAGTGCCACATATTTTCTCACACTTCATCACAAATTTACCAGCTATTCATTCAGTAGTTGTGTTTGTTTGTGTGAAGTACCTTCCGGTCTACACAGTTCCAGACGATGAGCGATTCCTCGTGAAAAGGATAGGGCCAAAGAATTTTCGCATGTTCCGATGTGTTGCAAGGTATGGTTACAAAGACCTTCACAAGAAAGATGACGAGTTTGAGAAAAAGCTGTTTGACAACGTTTTTGTGTTTGTGCGGCTCGAGTCCATGATGGAGGGCTGCTCAGACTCTGATGAATACAGCAGCTTGTATGGAGGACAACAAACCCTTTTGAAGATGAATAACAGCAATACAATCCACACAGACCTTACTATATCATCAGTGGACACCATTGTACCTGTCAAGTCTCCTCAGAACACAACATCGTCCTCAGGCTGCAAGAGCATCCAAACCGAAATGGACGAGCTTGAGTTCTTGAATAAATGTAGAGATGCTGGGGTGGTACACATTCTTGGGAACACAGTCATTAGAGCAAGCAGGGAGTCCAGGTTCTATAAGAAAATCgccatcaattatatatatgcatttctcAGGAAAATATGTAGGGAGAATAGTGTGATTTTTAATGTACCTCATGAGAGCCTGTTGAATGTTGGACAGATTTTCTATGTATAA